The following coding sequences lie in one Arachis stenosperma cultivar V10309 chromosome 5, arast.V10309.gnm1.PFL2, whole genome shotgun sequence genomic window:
- the LOC130982689 gene encoding BAG family molecular chaperone regulator 3-like, with translation MMRMRNGESNSNKTNGLMVSNGGEAGSKEWEMRPGGMLVQMRTADSDRNSVPPPTIRVRVKYNSIYHEVNINSQATFGELKKMLSGSTGLHHQDQKLFYKDKERDSKAFLDMVGVKDKSKMVLKEDPISQEKRFLELRKNAKMEKAAKSISEISLDVDRLAGRVSAFETIINKGGKVAETDVSGLIELLMNQLLKLDGITADGDVKLQRKMQVKRVQKYVETLDMLKVKNSVPNSNGDHGPPPKHSNGQRLAPIQEQPQQQTHSNGNHMLIPIDEEEQEATPRNTNGHFQKQQHENQSTRHSSTSGVVVTTQWETFDSAPPLIPLPSSTSVTNNNNSGHQKFNWDIFN, from the exons ATGATGAGGATGAGGAATGGTGAGAGTAACAGCAACAAGACAAATGGATTAATGGTGAGCAATGGTGGTGAGGCTGGTTCCAAGGAGTGGGAGATGAGGCCAGGTGGAATGCTTGTTCAGATGCGAACTGCTGACTCGGATCGGAACTCAGTTCCTCCACCGACAATTAGAGTTAGAGTCAAGTACAATTCAATTTACCATGAAGTCAACATTAATTCTCAAGCTACATTTG GGGAATTGAAGAAAATGCTTTCAGGGTCAACTGGTTTACATCACCAAGATCAGAAGCTGTTTTATAAGGACAAGGAGAGGGATTCAAAGGCTTTCCTTGACATGGTTGGGGTGAAGGACAAGTCAAAAATGGTGTTGAAGGAGGACCCTATAAGCCAAGAGAAGAGGTTCTTGGAGCTGAGGAAGAATGCTAAGATGGAGAAAGCTGCAAAATCTATCTCTGAAATCAGCTTGGATGTAGATAGGCTTGCAGGAAGG GTGTCTGCTTTTGAAACAATAATCAACAAAGGTGGGAAAGTTGCTGAAACAGATGTTAGTGGTCTTATTGAGTTATTGATGAATCAATTGCTCAAATTGGATGGTATTACAGCTGATGGGGAtgtcaaattgcaaagaaaaaTGCAG gTGAAAAGAGTTCAAAAGTATGTTGAGACTTTGGACATGCTCAAAGTTAAGAATTCAGTGCCAAACAGCAATGGAGATCATGGTCCTCCTCCTAAGCATTCAAATGGTCAAAGACTTGCACCAATTCAAGAGCAACCACAGCAACAAACACATTCAAATGGGAATCATATGTTAATACCAATTGATGAGGAGGAACAAGAAGCAACACCAAGGAACACAAATGGCCACTTTCAGAAGCAACAACATGAAAACCAATCAACAAGGCATTCTTCTACCTCAGGAGTAGTAGTCACCACTCAATGGGAGACATTTGATTCTGCCCCTCCATTGATCCCTCTGCCATCATCAACCTCAGTGACCAATAACAATAATTCAGGTCACCAAAAGTTCAATTGGGATATCTTCAactaa
- the LOC130979546 gene encoding protein COFACTOR ASSEMBLY OF COMPLEX C SUBUNIT B CCB2, chloroplastic codes for MSTIIFNLRPCLPSHKPTFTTSTLSSSPTTTLRVRATFQDSKPPNTTQQQQLNLSVLRFTLGIPGLDESYLPRWIGYGFGSLLFLNHFLGTDSATMTPAQLTTEVLGLSLASFSVALPYLGKFLKGAQPVDQATLPDGTQQIFVMSQDIADGLKEDLAWASYVLLRNSNAIAALIFIQRDICARGYWNIPDGSSKEILLDWFAKKIEKADLVDLKDTLYFPQDADSEFPELVSKGTSSLLVQPVLVNNQSAANLQKPVGFILLASAARYAFSTKDRAWIAAVANKLSGWCRASDDKPQ; via the exons ATGAGTACCATAATCTTCAACCTAAGACCATGTCTTCCTTCCCACAAACCCACCTTCACAACATCAACATTATCATCTTCACCAACAACAACACTCAGAGTTCGTGCCACCTTTCAAGATTCTAAGCCACCCAACACAACCCAACAACAACAGCTCAACCTCTCCGTTCTTCGCTTCACCTTAG GGATACCTGGCTTGGATGAATCCTATTTGCCCAGATGGATTGGTTATGGCTTTGGTTCCCTTCTCTTCTTGAATCACTTCCTTGGCACAGATTCAGCTACTATGACACCTGCCCAGCTT ACTACAGAGGTTTTGGGTCTGTCTTTGGCTTCCTTCTCTGTCGCTCTACCTTACCTTGGTAAATTCCTCAag GGTGCTCAACCAGTGGATCAAGCAACTCTACCTGATGGTACACAGCAAATATTTGTCATGTCACAAGATATAGCTGATGGTCTGAAGGAGGATCTAGCTTGGGCATCATACGTTCTGCTGCGTAATTCAAATGCCATAGCTGCG CTAATTTTTATTCAAAGAGATATATGTGCAAGGGGCTATTGGAACATACCTGATGGTTCATCTAAAGAAATTCTTCTTGATTGGTTTgcgaaaaaaattgaaaaggctGATCTGGTTGATTTGAAGGATACCCTATATTTTCCTCAAGATGCAG ATTCTGAATTTCCGGAACTAGTGTCTAAAGGGACTAGCTCTCTCCTGGTGCAACCAGTGCTAGTTAATAATCAGAGTGCAGCTAACTTGCAAAAACCAGTGGGGTTTATTCTGCTGGCCTCAGCTGCAAGATATGCATTTAGTACTAAAGACAGAGCCTGGATTGCAGCTGTGGCCAACAAACTCAGTG GCTGGTGTAGAGCATCCGATGATAAACCACAGTAA